One genomic segment of Caldimonas brevitalea includes these proteins:
- the uraD gene encoding 2-oxo-4-hydroxy-4-carboxy-5-ureidoimidazoline decarboxylase: MTTTTLSLAQLNAADEAGFVALLDGIYEHSPWVAAAAWPRRPYRTLAQLKRSLVQAVRDAGRERQLQLLRAHPELAGKAAVAGQLTAESTDEQARAGLGHCSPAEFGTLQRLNVGYNTRFGWPFILAVRGPRGTGLSRSEIISTFERRLDGSVEFEFAECLRNVHRIAELRLNERFGFVPEQGNQVWDWAEQLAVHSDPGYAEHGQLTVTYLTGAHRACAAQLCEWMRACGFDEVGIDAVGNVVGMYFGTAETETRGPRLLTGSHYDTVRNAGKYDGRLGILVPMACVASLRRAGRRLPFDLEVIGFAEEEGQRYKATFLGSGALVGAFDPAWLNQVDASGVTMHAAMQAAGLAIADVPELERQPEDYLGFVEVHIEQGPVLNELDLPLGVVTSINGGVRLVCEAIGTASHAGTTPMDRRRDAATAVAELALYVEQRAARDGDSVGTIGVWDVPGGSINVVPGRCRFSLDLRAPTDLQRDRLLDDVIAEADRIFERRGIVWQHETVMRAAAAPSDPAWQARWEAAVAALGLPVHRLPSGAGHDAMKLHERMPQAMLFVRGGNGGISHNPLETITNDDAQLCVDALAQLLDQLALVSSTRPTSEARHAAT, translated from the coding sequence ATGACGACCACAACGCTCTCGCTCGCCCAGCTCAACGCCGCCGACGAAGCCGGCTTCGTCGCGTTGCTCGACGGCATCTATGAACACTCACCGTGGGTGGCCGCGGCGGCCTGGCCACGGCGGCCGTACAGGACGCTGGCACAGCTGAAGCGGTCGCTGGTGCAGGCAGTGCGCGACGCCGGGCGCGAGCGCCAGCTGCAGCTGCTGCGGGCCCACCCCGAGCTGGCCGGCAAGGCCGCGGTGGCCGGCCAGCTGACGGCCGAATCGACCGACGAGCAGGCGCGTGCCGGCCTCGGCCACTGCAGCCCGGCCGAGTTCGGCACACTGCAGCGGCTCAACGTCGGCTACAACACCAGGTTCGGCTGGCCGTTCATCCTCGCGGTGCGCGGGCCGCGCGGCACGGGCTTGAGCCGCAGCGAGATCATCTCCACCTTCGAACGCCGGCTCGATGGCAGCGTGGAGTTCGAGTTCGCCGAGTGCTTGCGCAACGTCCACCGCATCGCCGAGTTGCGGCTGAACGAGCGTTTCGGTTTCGTGCCCGAACAGGGCAACCAGGTGTGGGACTGGGCCGAGCAGCTGGCCGTCCACAGCGACCCCGGCTATGCCGAGCACGGGCAGCTGACCGTCACCTATCTCACCGGGGCCCACCGCGCCTGCGCGGCACAGCTGTGCGAGTGGATGCGGGCTTGCGGCTTCGACGAGGTGGGCATCGATGCCGTCGGCAACGTGGTCGGGATGTACTTCGGCACCGCAGAAACGGAGACACGCGGGCCGCGGTTGCTCACCGGGTCGCACTACGACACGGTGCGCAACGCGGGCAAGTACGACGGTCGCCTCGGCATCCTGGTGCCGATGGCCTGCGTCGCGTCACTGCGCCGGGCCGGCCGCCGTTTACCGTTCGACCTCGAGGTGATCGGCTTCGCCGAGGAGGAAGGTCAGCGCTACAAGGCCACCTTCCTCGGCTCCGGCGCCCTGGTCGGTGCCTTCGACCCCGCATGGCTCAACCAGGTCGACGCCAGCGGTGTGACGATGCACGCCGCGATGCAGGCCGCGGGCCTCGCCATCGCCGACGTCCCCGAGCTCGAGCGCCAGCCCGAGGACTACCTGGGTTTTGTCGAAGTCCACATCGAGCAGGGCCCGGTGCTCAACGAACTCGATCTGCCGCTGGGCGTGGTCACCTCGATCAACGGCGGCGTGCGCCTGGTGTGCGAGGCGATCGGTACCGCCAGCCATGCCGGCACCACGCCGATGGACCGCCGCCGCGACGCCGCAACGGCGGTGGCCGAACTGGCGCTGTATGTCGAGCAGCGGGCAGCACGCGACGGCGATTCGGTCGGCACCATCGGCGTTTGGGACGTGCCCGGTGGCTCGATCAACGTCGTGCCCGGCCGCTGCCGCTTCAGCCTGGACCTGCGCGCGCCCACCGACCTGCAACGCGACCGCCTGCTGGACGACGTGATCGCCGAGGCCGATCGCATCTTTGAGCGGCGGGGCATTGTCTGGCAACACGAGACCGTGATGCGGGCCGCGGCGGCCCCGAGCGACCCGGCCTGGCAGGCACGCTGGGAGGCGGCCGTCGCCGCGCTCGGCTTGCCCGTGCACCGCCTGCCCAGCGGTGCCGGCCACGACGCGATGAAGTTGCACGAGCGGATGCCGCAGGCGATGCTGTTCGTGCGGGGCGGCAACGGCGGCATCAGCCACAACCCGCTCGAAACCATCACCAACGACGACGCGCAGCTGTGCGTCGACGCCCTTGCGCAGCTGCTCGACCAGCTGGCGCTCGTGTCCTCCACCCGCCCCACCTCGGAGGCCCGGCATGCAGCCACATGA